One window of Pyxicephalus adspersus chromosome 4, UCB_Pads_2.0, whole genome shotgun sequence genomic DNA carries:
- the LOC140328269 gene encoding G-protein coupled receptor 35-like, translating into MCCTYNVNCPVACACESEYTEAMDPRNLSITQYMAVTSSVLASTTTANYNQTYCIEIMKKRNEVVEDFLLILLILVLVFGLVFNSLATWVFCFRMKKWTETRVYMMNLLLSDCCLLFILPFRIYSTHLSWIFGAPFCNVLVSIYFMNKYMGIAIITLISVDRYVAIKFPLRARSFRSPKNAAMACVIVWLLFIATRLYLDLATDSSFRDQTLCFRKVTSKPLKRTLYFSLLGFCVPTLILIFCSIQIILTLKRKEKMSVQEEKDIQKTIRIVITNMAIFLLCFLPVGTGNIVRFIMEYMNLDCSVLKIVTDFVHVAQGVGDLNCCLDSVTYYFVAKEFWENVSLFPKSKKQLMQDQTQESSI; encoded by the exons ATGTGCTGTACCTACAATGT gaatTGCCCGGTTGCTTGTGCTTGTGAGTCTGAGTACACCGAAGCAATGGATCCAAG AAATCTCTCCATCACTCAGTACATGGCTGTGACCTCCTCTGTGTTGGCCTCCACAACCACTG caaattacAACCAAACATACTGCATTGAAATCATGAAGAAAAGAAATGAGGTTGTGGAAGATTTCTTGTTAATCCTTTTGATACTGGTGCTGGTATTTGGATTAGTGTTTAACTCCTTGGCCACCTGGGTTTTCTGCTTCAGGATGAAAAAGTGGACAGAGACAAGAGTCTATATGATGAACCTTCTACTTAGTGACTGCTGTCTTCTCTTTATACTTCCATTTCGCATCTACAGCACCCATCTATCATGGATTTTTGGTGCTCCTTTCTGCAATGTGCTTGTGTCaatttattttatgaacaaaTATATGGGCATTGCCATCATTACCTTGATATCTGTGGACAGGTATGTGGCCATAAAGTTTCCACTAAGAGCAAGATCTTTTCGTTCTCCCAAGAACGCTGCTATGGCTTGTGTGATTGTCTGGCTTCTGTTTATTGCTACTCGCCTCTACCTTGATCTTGCCACAGACAGCAGTTTTAGGGACCAAACTCTCTGCTTCCGAAAAGTCACCTCCAAACCTTTAAAGAGAACATTGTATTTTTCACTTCTGGGTTTTTGTGTTCCGACgcttatattaattttttgttcCATCCAAATTATTCTCACCCTGAAGAGGAAGGAGAAAATGAGTGTTCAAGAAGAGAAAGACATTCAGAAAACTATCAGGATAGTGATCACTAATATGGCTATTTTCTTACTTTGTTTCTTGCCTGTCGGCACTGGAAATATAGTACGATTTATTATGGAATACATGAACCTGGATTGTTCAGTGTTAAAAATAGTTACTGACTTTGTCCATGTTGCTCAGGGTGTGGGTGATCTAAACTGCTGCTTGGACAGTGTCACCTATTACTTTGTAGCCAAAGAGTTCTGggaaaatgtatctttatttccAAAGTCTAAAAAACAACTGATGCAGGACCAGACACAGGAGTCCAGCATCTAA